The Ruficoccus amylovorans genome has a segment encoding these proteins:
- a CDS encoding transposase produces the protein MKRKRYTEEQIVALLREADEGRSVDDVCREHNVSKASFHRWKSKYGQMELRDVKRLKELERENAELKKLVADQLLNIKVLEQVNAKKW, from the coding sequence ATGAAACGAAAGAGATACACCGAAGAGCAAATCGTGGCGCTCCTGCGCGAGGCAGACGAAGGCCGCAGCGTGGACGATGTTTGCCGCGAGCACAATGTGAGCAAAGCGAGCTTCCATCGTTGGAAGAGCAAGTACGGACAGATGGAGCTGCGCGATGTGAAGCGTCTGAAGGAGCTTGAGCGCGAGAACGCCGAGCTGAAGAAACTGGTGGCCGACCAGCTTTTGAACATCAAAGTACTGGAGCAGGTAAACGCAAAAAAATGGTAA
- a CDS encoding integrase core domain-containing protein → MNRQLTTFLGFMAGWIGRRQQLVIDYLLEENRVLKEQFDATGKKLRLTNAQRRNLAIKGRKLRWTQLMQYANLVKPETLYAWHRRFVQLKYTAKTKVKTAGQSRMAAIRELCLKFAVENTGWGYGRIQGALSNIGYTISRTTVGNILRAAGIEPSPDRGKESNWKRFIRTHLSVISVADFLTTEVWTLRGLVRYHTFFVMNLARREVHIAHIDCQVNGQVMAQVARNLTDAEDGFLKGMEYFICDHDALYTHQFRNTLKSAGVDVIQTSVGYPEQNGYAESFVSSIKRECLDRLIFFGEKSLRKAVSEFVKHYHGERNHQGLNNQIPFPQAPRTKGCDGLIVKSERLGGLLNYYHRVPDPDEPPENREEVPEAA, encoded by the coding sequence TTGAATAGGCAGCTTACAACGTTTCTGGGCTTCATGGCGGGCTGGATTGGCCGTCGCCAGCAGTTGGTGATCGACTACCTGCTGGAGGAAAACCGTGTCCTGAAGGAGCAGTTCGACGCGACAGGCAAGAAGCTCCGCTTGACTAATGCCCAGCGCCGGAATCTGGCCATCAAGGGCCGAAAGCTCCGTTGGACGCAGTTGATGCAGTACGCCAACCTCGTGAAGCCCGAGACCCTTTATGCGTGGCACCGTCGGTTCGTGCAGCTCAAATACACGGCCAAAACGAAGGTAAAGACCGCCGGGCAGAGCCGCATGGCGGCGATCCGAGAGCTTTGCCTGAAATTCGCGGTCGAAAACACAGGGTGGGGCTATGGCCGGATTCAGGGTGCCCTCTCGAACATCGGCTATACGATCAGCCGAACCACGGTTGGGAACATCCTCCGGGCGGCAGGCATCGAGCCCTCCCCGGACCGGGGCAAGGAAAGCAACTGGAAACGCTTCATCCGAACGCACCTATCGGTCATCTCGGTCGCGGACTTCCTGACGACGGAGGTCTGGACCCTGCGCGGGTTGGTGCGTTACCACACGTTTTTCGTGATGAACCTTGCCCGGCGCGAGGTCCACATCGCCCACATCGACTGTCAGGTCAACGGCCAGGTGATGGCGCAAGTGGCCCGGAACCTGACCGACGCCGAAGACGGCTTTCTCAAGGGCATGGAGTATTTCATCTGCGACCACGACGCGCTTTACACCCACCAGTTCAGGAACACCCTCAAAAGTGCCGGAGTGGATGTCATCCAGACAAGCGTGGGCTATCCCGAGCAAAACGGTTACGCCGAGAGCTTCGTTTCCTCGATCAAACGGGAATGCCTGGACCGGCTGATCTTCTTCGGGGAGAAATCCCTGCGAAAAGCGGTCTCCGAGTTCGTAAAACATTACCACGGGGAACGAAACCACCAGGGTCTGAACAACCAGATCCCGTTCCCGCAAGCCCCACGGACAAAGGGTTGCGATGGCCTGATCGTAAAAAGTGAACGGCTAGGCGGGCTCCTGAACTACTACCACCGGGTGCCGGACCCCGATGAGCCCCCGGAAAACAGGGAGGAGGTGCCCGAAGCGGCCTGA
- a CDS encoding IS3 family transposase, whose product MVSPGHKREAVREVAESGTCSLRAACRYLRLHWSSFCYRAKTATDKMVRLVRAIIAVSRTNPRYGYRRVRALLANEGWQVSRKLVQKVRRAEGLGVKPPRPRQRRQGKSTGKIPTAATHPRHVWSWDFVADRTDNGAPLRVLSLIDEFTRQCISLTVARGLKSADIVAALDKAIAKHGAPEHIRSDNGPEFIATATKDYLESKRIKTLYIEPGSPWQNPHVESFHNRLQDECLKQEWFLSLTEARVVIENWRRKYNSQHPHSRLGFISPDAFAKLWHQTKAVLGSVRPTGSLHQALPQTITQPT is encoded by the coding sequence ATGGTAAGCCCGGGGCACAAGCGCGAAGCGGTGCGCGAGGTGGCCGAGTCGGGAACGTGCTCGTTACGGGCCGCCTGTCGGTATCTTCGTCTGCACTGGTCGAGCTTCTGCTACCGGGCTAAAACCGCCACCGACAAGATGGTTCGCCTCGTGCGTGCGATCATCGCGGTGAGCCGGACCAACCCGCGCTACGGTTATCGTCGCGTACGAGCGCTGCTGGCCAACGAAGGCTGGCAGGTCAGCCGCAAGCTGGTACAAAAGGTACGCCGGGCTGAAGGGCTGGGCGTGAAGCCGCCGCGCCCCCGGCAACGGCGTCAGGGCAAGTCCACCGGCAAGATCCCGACCGCGGCGACGCATCCGCGGCACGTGTGGAGTTGGGACTTCGTGGCGGATCGCACCGACAATGGAGCGCCTCTGCGGGTGCTCAGTCTGATCGACGAGTTTACCCGCCAGTGCATCAGCCTGACGGTGGCTCGCGGGCTGAAGTCAGCCGACATCGTCGCGGCCTTGGACAAAGCCATCGCCAAGCACGGTGCTCCCGAGCACATCCGTTCCGACAACGGGCCGGAGTTTATCGCTACGGCGACCAAGGACTACCTGGAATCCAAACGCATCAAAACCCTCTACATCGAGCCGGGCTCGCCCTGGCAAAACCCTCACGTGGAGAGCTTCCACAACCGCCTGCAGGACGAGTGCCTCAAGCAGGAGTGGTTCCTCTCCCTGACCGAAGCGCGCGTCGTCATCGAAAACTGGCGACGCAAATACAACAGCCAGCATCCGCACAGCCGTTTGGGCTTTATATCCCCCGACGCCTTTGCCAAACTCTGGCATCAAACCAAGGCAGTGCTTGGCTCCGTTCGCCCTACGGGCTCACTGCACCAAGCACTCCCGCAAACCATAACCCAACCAACATAA